The genome window GAACATCAAGGTCTGCATGATAAGTGATTAATAATTTAGTAATATCAAGATGCTTTTTACTAATAGAAAGAAATATAGGGGTAACACCAAATTTGTTTGCTAAATTAGGATTTGCTCCTTTTTCTAATAAAAGTTGTACGGTAGAACTATTTCCTAAAGCACTAGCTATAGCTAATAATGAAGTTTTAGTAGAGGCTATAGTTGAGTTGATATCAGCTCCTTTATTAAGGTATAACTTTACTATGCTAGTATATCCTTTTGTAACAGCTTCAAATATTGGCAACAACCTATTAGGCATAGGATCATTAATATCAGCTCTATGTTTTATTAATAATTCTACAATTTCTGTGTATCCATTTATAGTTGCTAGATGAAGTGCGGATAGTCCTTCATTATTTTTTGTATTTACTTGCATATATTCAGTTAAAAATAAAGCTACAAGTTTGGTATATCCTTTTTTACTAGCAATCATTAAAGCTGTATTACCTTTGTAATCTTTTGTGTTAATAAAAGCACCATGATTAATTAATAATTTTACAATTTCTAAAGAATCATCAGTGGTCAGCATGAGAGCAGTTCTATTTTGAGCGTCTCTACTATTAATATCTTTTGGATTTATAGTAAGTATCTCTTTAACAAGATTGATATTATTTTCTTGTACTGCTTCTAAAAGGCTTACCTTTATATTTGTAGAAATAAGGTTAGTGTTTTGTGAAGAATTGTCTATGGAATCAAAAACTATAGGTGAATTTGATAAATCTTGTGTATAAATTGTATTATTTTCTTGTACTTTTTCTAAAAGGCTTGATTCTATATTTGTAGAAATAAGGCTAGTGTTTTGTGAAGAATTATCTATGAAATCAAAAATTATGGGTAAATTTGATAAATCTTGTGTATAAATTATATTTGATACCATAAATATGGTAAGTAGTAATAAATATTTTATAACATGCTCCTTAATATATAATAATTATATTATATATTATTATAATAATTTTTTTTTGTCTAGTTTTACAACATGATATATATCGTAAAAATGATCTGTAATCTTGAATATTGTAAAAAACTAATTAATATACCAAATATATATCATACATATGAGTATATTATGTAGTAATTTATATATATTAGATATTATTAAATAATTGTTGGTTACTTAATAATTTAAATAAAGATTCAATCTTGTCTTGCGGGAACATATTTTTATTGATAATGGTGGTGGAGATATTTTCATTTTGATTGTTGATATGATGAATATTAGCACCATTTTTGATAAGAAATTTAAAGCTCGTGATAGTTTTCTCCACATTAAGGTGAGGGTAATATTCTTCAGAGCTGTCTGTGATTACCCAAAATAATGTTTTATTATCATATAATAAATTCATGTTAATCTGGTATCTTTTTTTCATATAATTTATAGCTTTTTTATTCATAGCTTTTACTAACAATCCTGTAGTGATATAAATATTTTTTTCTCCGTTAATATTAGGGTGATTGATAGTACTTAAATAATTAGCCATTGGATAATCATTATTAATTAACGCTTCATATAATAGAGAATATTTCAAATCTAATAATTCAATATTATTTTGTATTAGTAGTTTTGCTATTTTTAATTGCTTGTATTTTACGGCTATAGAGAGGGCATTACCGATAAGACAGCCATGACCTGCGTATAAAAGTTGATTAATAGGAACTTTTTTAATAAGCATATCTTGGACGAGATTAATTTTTCCTTTTTCAATAGCAATACTCAAAGGAGAGCTATCATCTTCGTATGGAGAATAATTTGTAACTCCTTTATTTTGTTGTATCATATTTTTAGCATCTTCATAAGATTCGTTAGCAATAAGATTTCTCAATACATTAAAATCATTTTCTATAGAAAAATTTAGTGCCATAGAATGCAATAATAAAATCATAAATAAAAGAATTGTCATAAAAGTCTCCATTACTGAATTAGTAGAAATCAATTAATTTTTATTAATTTATTATACGATACAATCAAATACAAAATAAGCCTGTAATTATAATATTACAGGCTTATTTTGTATTTATTTGCAAGAATCTTTTTTAGTTCTATGATTGATACCACCAGCTTTGGCGAGTATATCGACCATTGATTGATTGTTACCAGCACAAGCTACACTCATCGCACTGTGATTAAGTTGTTTACTAATGATATTGATATCTACTTTTTGTTTAAGTAAAAATTTTACAGCATCTTTTCTATCGTTAGAAACTGCCACCATAAGAGCAGTTTCTCCATCTCTTTCGTCTTGAGCGTTAAGATCGATCTTACTTTTCATTAAAGGATATAAATATTCTATAGTTTTAATATCACCACCCAAAATAGCAGACTTAAAGACATGTTGTACATCAGCTCTATCTGTAGCAAATAGATTTGCATTATGTTCTTCAATTAGATATTTAGTAATATCTAAGTATCCTAAAAAAGTAGCCCATAATAGAGCAGTTTGTCCTAGACTTTTTTCATCTTTAACTTCTATATTCTGTCCATTATTTATCATTTTTTTGATTTCCATTAAGTTACCTTGTTTTACTGTATCAAACCACAATGCATCAGGGCCTTTGGACTTTTGATAAAATAAACGATGAGATAATCGGCTTGTGCTAGCTTTGTTCGTCATCTGTTCATAGGTAAACCTAGGATAATCCTTAGTATTCTGCCCAAATATAGGGGATACCAATAAAATTAATAATAATATTTTCATAAAAATCTCCATCACTAAATTAGTAGGAACTAATTAGTTTTTATTAATTTATTATACCATATTTATAGACTAATTCAAATACTATTTATTTGTTAATACTTTAAGTATTTCTGTACAGTGAACTATCGATATATTATTATAATATTTTTGATTTATTTTGTAAAGAATATACTAGAAAAATTCATATTAAAATAGACTAATCTATCTTATTATATTTCCTAAAAGCTTGTACTACTTCAAATATTCCATAAGGTACTAAAGCCTTGCCAAGTAAAAACCAAAATGCACCAAAAATTTTAACCCACCATTCAGGATTACTACTAGTTATATAAGTAGTTAATAGTTTGTAATTAGTTGGATTGAAATATTCCACCATATTAGAGAAAAATTGACCAGATGTAAATAATCCTCCAATAGATTTCCAATATACACCTGTAAAGAAATGATTATTAATATCGTAATAGGGAAATGATATATAAAACATTGAAAAACATACAAACCATACTATAGCAGTAAAGAAAACACCCTGTCCCCAATTTTGACCATGATTATTAGAAACTTTCCCTATCCATAAAGATAACCATTCAGTGATCAATTTAATACTAGATTTTTTATTTAATTGTATCCATAGCTCATTCTCATACAAATCTTTCTCTTCTGCTTTATACTCTAAAGCTCTGATAATATTATTTTGTTTGAGTTCTTCATTTTTGAGAAGGGTTGCCGTTTCCCAATTAGCACATTTTGGAGCAAATAAAACTCTGGATAAAGTTCCTGCAATTACACAGCCTTTCATATCTAAAGTAGTAATATTATCATTGCTAAAATCTAATCTACCATTGATAATAGTATTTGTAAGTGAAATTTTTTCAATAACTATTTTTTCAATAACTATTTGTTTTATAAAATCTTCTCTTTGTCTTTTAAAAGATCTGTATCTTGTTATAAGATCTTCTTCTTGTTTTATAGAATCTTTGTGTTTTTTTATAAGATCTTTGTATTGTTCATCAAACTCTTCTTCTTGTTTTATAAACTCTTCTTTTTGTTTTATAAACTCTTCTTTTTGTTTTATAAACTCTTCTTTTTGTTCATTAAACTCTATAGAGATTTTTAGATCTTTTTCTAAATTTTTTATATATTTATCTATTACTTGATCATTTGAATCTTTAATACATTTATTGATTTCTCCAAAATAAATATGAGAGTCCTTACCTAGTATCAAATTATGAAAAGTAGGATTGCTATCAAAATAAGCTCCATAAAAAGCCCCCCTCTCATTAAACTGAGTATAGTTAAATTTGTTTTCACCATGGAATTTCACTCGTTTAAAGTCTGCCTTACCCATAAAACGAGTGAAAGAAAAATTACAATTCGTTAATGTAGAATTTTTAAAATCAGCTTTGTTCTTAAAAGTAGAATTAGTGAAATTTATTGTATTTAGTTCTATACCATAAAAAAACACCTCTTTATGAAATGTTACTGAGTCAAAAGTAATATTTTTTATTTTGATATTTTTTATATCCTTTGTACTTTTACAATAAAAATTATTTAAATAAGATCTTTTTACTATTAATTGATTAATTTGAGTATCATCTATATGAATTACATTTAGATTTAGATTTTGTATAGTTATATTTTTATCACATTTTATATTATTTAGAAAAATATTTTTTTTTCTATTCTCTGTTTCAAAACTCTCTACATTTGCCAAAAAATCAACAGTCTCTTTAAAATGAATGTTAGATAATGAAACCTCGGGTGATTTGGTACCTTGCATGCTTATTGAAAACCGAAATTCAACTTTTTTATTTATAATTATATTAGATTCACTAACTTCATTACTGTGATGTTCAAAAAGTAATTTATTATAATTTGTATTATCATCTACATTAATAATAATTATATTCTCACTCATCTACTTCCCACCCTCAACAATCGTTATTTCCTCAGCACTCAATCCATAGAGAGCATAGACAAAATCATCTACTTCATTTTGTAGGGCGTCTAGTTGTTCGTCGGCAATATCTTTAGTGATAAGCTTTTGTATTTGTTGATCTTTTATGGCTTTGGCTCTATCAAAAAGCTCTTCAGCTATTTGTAGCTGTTCCTCTGTCGGTATGATGATAGGCACTTGTCTCATATCATTAATTTGAATACTGATAGTGTTATTAACTATTTGCTTCATATAATGAAACATAAAATATGAATTAATCATAACTAATAAATATTTACTAGTTATAATAGGATATAGAGGATATAAACTCATACTCTTAACATCATTGATTGTAGACTCTTTTATTCTAGCTTTGATAAAAGTTGATTTATCTTTTATAACTGTACTTTTAGTTAGTAAGACATCACTCCATGAAAAACCTTCTTTAAAAAAGAAAGTATAACCTTGCCAACGAGCTTTAGGATCTGTTTTTAAGAATTTCACATTTTCTACAGACCAGTTGATACAGTAAGAAGTAGGCATATACCAACGATTACCGTCCTTGTCCCCTTTGTCATAAGGTACAAAGCTTCGCTCTCCTTTGATACCATTATCTTTTTCGTCTTGAGTGAGTGTGTTGACATCAGCGATCTCATCATCACTAATAATCTGATAGAGAAAGCCCTGACCAAAGATATCTCGTCCATGTTCTGTTTTTAATGCTAAGAATAATGCTCTTATCTCTAGTTCTGTCATTTTTGTAATATCATGAGTAGTAGCAAATTCTTTGTTGAATTTTGCTATTTTTTCTATGCGTTGTCGATAGGTACGCTCTGCGTCTTTATTACTTGCTCTTACACCTATATAAAAACCATTATTCGCTGTAGCTAGTCCTTGTCCACCATCTGTGAGTAATCCTAGTAAGGCTATATCTCCAGCTTTTAGGGTGGCTTTGTAGCTATTTAATAGATTTTTATTTTTATCAATATTGGCACTGGTTTTAATGATATCCCAATAACTTGTCATTAAACTGTGAATAGTATCAAAGTATTTATTAGCTATAGCTAAATTATAAACATTCGGGGTAAAAAACACTTGATTAGGAGCTTCTCTATAGGTGTTTATATCTATAAGAATATTATTTCCCTCATAGAGAATTGCTTGATTTCTATTGTCTACATAATTAAATTGATAATTATCACTAGTTGTACTACTTTTATATGCAATTACAATAATAGGCTCTACTGCAGCATGTTCAAACACATTATCTACTAATCTCATTTCTACAAGTTTTTTACTTTGTAAATATTGTCTTAATTTTTGTTTGCTTTGTAATGTTAAAAAAGTGTTAGAAGTAATATATCCTAAAATACCACCGTCTTTTAAGAATTCAAAACCTCGTAAATAAAAATAATTATAGAGATCGTCTTGAATACCATATTCTTCTTTGTACTGACTCATCATAGTAGAGGAGATACCTTTATTAGATACATAAGGAGGATTCCCAATCACTATATCAAAACTCTCAATACCAAACATTAACCCACTATCAAAAAAGCTACACGAAACTATCGTATTAAAAGGATCGTAATTTTTCAACTGCTCAATATGAGATTTGACATTACTGATTAGTGCTTTAACTTCAGTTTTTACCTGTTCTTTTTCTGTTAATACAGCATTATAGTAAGTGTGCATAGCTCGACTGAGTTCTGCTCTATGTGTTTTATTAAAATATAAAGGTATATCCTTAACAGATATAAGACTATTAGCCGTCATCACTTTAAATTCCAAATTGGGCAGAACTTCGAGATTGATATAATCACTATCCGTATAATAGGTGTGTTTTAATAGCTCTATCCACAATCTCAATCGGCAGATATTAACAGAGTTTGGGTTGATATCCACGCCGTATAATTGGTTTTCTATGATATGCTTTTTAGTCTCAAAAATCGCTTTTTGTATCTCTTGTCTTTCTTCTGAGATCTTGCCCTCTCTTCTCTCATAGACAAAATTATCTCCAAAACTAGACTTAATAATCAATTCATCATTTTCAATAGATACCTTAATATCTTTGTGTAACAATCCTAATTGGCTTTTGATCTTGATTAGCTCATTCAAACTAGACACCAAAAAGTGACCACTTCCCACGGCTGGATCGATGATAGTCATATTATCTACGAGAGCTTGGGCTTTTTCTATATCTTCTTTTTTATAGAAATTCTTTTTTGCATAAGAAATAAGCTCTTTAAAGTCTTCAAATTCCAAAGCAAATTCTTTATTAAAAATATCAATGATGCGTTTTTGCAGGACTTTTTCTGACATATACATGGTAATACTAGCAGGGGTAAAATGTGAGCCGTCCTTGTAGCCATTCAATCGCTCAAAGACAGTACCCAGTACAGAAGATTTGATTAGCGTGTTTTTATCCACACTATCGCTATCACTATTATAAGAAAAACAATTCAAAAAGCGTAGTAGGTATTCTAATAGATTTAATTCTTTTTTGGTAAAGTCTTTATCTTTATAAAGTACGCTATCAGATTTGATTTTGAGGGGTCTTTCTATATCTAAATCAGAAATACGATATTGTCTTTCAATCTCTGTTTCTTCAAATAGAGAGCTATTAAGATAAGGGATTGTATCGTATTTTTTGTCATCTGAGTGTCTTTCTGCTCTTGGTGTGGACAATATACTAAAAAACAATTTTGATAATAAATGGTAGCCTGTAATATGTTTAGAATCCAAAATATGAAAGTCGGGGTCATTACGAAAAACTTTTAGTTGAGATTCTAATATTTTTAAAAAGAGTATCCTATTTAGCCACAATATATTTAATCCCAATGCCGTCTCAAATAATTCTTCGTTCTTTTCTTTGTTGCCTATTTTTGATTCTGTTAAGTCTAGGAGGGTGTTTTGGATAGTGCTTTTAACGAGTTTATTATCTTTTTCTTGTAGTCCCATGATATGAAGTAGCTCTTGATAAAATTCTCTGTTTAGTTCATTGGCGTCATTTTCTAGTGCTTGGTTTAATAATAAAGGCTTATCAAAGATTCTATAAATCAAGGTGCTATCATCGTTAAAAAGATCTATCTTTGTTATTGTAATAGTAGTCTCAATATTAAGTTCACTAATTTTTTTATAAAAACCGTCTTTATTTTTATAATATTGTGTGAATGCATTTTTAATAGAGGATTTTTTAGTTAAATTTAGAAATTCTTTTTCTTCAAAAAGATAGAGATATTGAAAATTAGTAATCATTATATAAGTGATTTCGTTTTGCTCTTTTTTGGACTGCTCCATATAGTAATATAGAGCTTCTTGAAAGGCTTTTTTATTCAGTTCATCGTCTGTAATCATTTCTGCATTCTTTTTTGTTTTTGTTTCTATGATTACTTTTAGTTTATTTTGATACCATATTGATAAATCTATGCTATCGTGATCC of Spirochaetota bacterium contains these proteins:
- a CDS encoding ankyrin repeat domain-containing protein, which produces MEIFMKILLLILLVSPIFGQNTKDYPRFTYEQMTNKASTSRLSHRLFYQKSKGPDALWFDTVKQGNLMEIKKMINNGQNIEVKDEKSLGQTALLWATFLGYLDITKYLIEEHNANLFATDRADVQHVFKSAILGGDIKTIEYLYPLMKSKIDLNAQDERDGETALMVAVSNDRKDAVKFLLKQKVDINIISKQLNHSAMSVACAGNNQSMVDILAKAGGINHRTKKDSCK
- a CDS encoding pentapeptide repeat-containing protein, which encodes MSENIIIINVDDNTNYNKLLFEHHSNEVSESNIIINKKVEFRFSISMQGTKSPEVSLSNIHFKETVDFLANVESFETENRKKNIFLNNIKCDKNITIQNLNLNVIHIDDTQINQLIVKRSYLNNFYCKSTKDIKNIKIKNITFDSVTFHKEVFFYGIELNTINFTNSTFKNKADFKNSTLTNCNFSFTRFMGKADFKRVKFHGENKFNYTQFNERGAFYGAYFDSNPTFHNLILGKDSHIYFGEINKCIKDSNDQVIDKYIKNLEKDLKISIEFNEQKEEFIKQKEEFIKQKEEFIKQEEEFDEQYKDLIKKHKDSIKQEEDLITRYRSFKRQREDFIKQIVIEKIVIEKISLTNTIINGRLDFSNDNITTLDMKGCVIAGTLSRVLFAPKCANWETATLLKNEELKQNNIIRALEYKAEEKDLYENELWIQLNKKSSIKLITEWLSLWIGKVSNNHGQNWGQGVFFTAIVWFVCFSMFYISFPYYDINNHFFTGVYWKSIGGLFTSGQFFSNMVEYFNPTNYKLLTTYITSSNPEWWVKIFGAFWFLLGKALVPYGIFEVVQAFRKYNKID
- a CDS encoding Eco57I restriction-modification methylase domain-containing protein, whose translation is MTLTIQTIDKILKSKKLSDYHIDTINITNFQKGLVLYIEVIKKIQYTATEETQKQKLKNLFSSIDNYQYEMDHDSIDLSIWYQNKLKVIIETKTKKNAEMITDDELNKKAFQEALYYYMEQSKKEQNEITYIMITNFQYLYLFEEKEFLNLTKKSSIKNAFTQYYKNKDGFYKKISELNIETTITITKIDLFNDDSTLIYRIFDKPLLLNQALENDANELNREFYQELLHIMGLQEKDNKLVKSTIQNTLLDLTESKIGNKEKNEELFETALGLNILWLNRILFLKILESQLKVFRNDPDFHILDSKHITGYHLLSKLFFSILSTPRAERHSDDKKYDTIPYLNSSLFEETEIERQYRISDLDIERPLKIKSDSVLYKDKDFTKKELNLLEYLLRFLNCFSYNSDSDSVDKNTLIKSSVLGTVFERLNGYKDGSHFTPASITMYMSEKVLQKRIIDIFNKEFALEFEDFKELISYAKKNFYKKEDIEKAQALVDNMTIIDPAVGSGHFLVSSLNELIKIKSQLGLLHKDIKVSIENDELIIKSSFGDNFVYERREGKISEERQEIQKAIFETKKHIIENQLYGVDINPNSVNICRLRLWIELLKHTYYTDSDYINLEVLPNLEFKVMTANSLISVKDIPLYFNKTHRAELSRAMHTYYNAVLTEKEQVKTEVKALISNVKSHIEQLKNYDPFNTIVSCSFFDSGLMFGIESFDIVIGNPPYVSNKGISSTMMSQYKEEYGIQDDLYNYFYLRGFEFLKDGGILGYITSNTFLTLQSKQKLRQYLQSKKLVEMRLVDNVFEHAAVEPIIVIAYKSSTTSDNYQFNYVDNRNQAILYEGNNILIDINTYREAPNQVFFTPNVYNLAIANKYFDTIHSLMTSYWDIIKTSANIDKNKNLLNSYKATLKAGDIALLGLLTDGGQGLATANNGFYIGVRASNKDAERTYRQRIEKIAKFNKEFATTHDITKMTELEIRALFLALKTEHGRDIFGQGFLYQIISDDEIADVNTLTQDEKDNGIKGERSFVPYDKGDKDGNRWYMPTSYCINWSVENVKFLKTDPKARWQGYTFFFKEGFSWSDVLLTKSTVIKDKSTFIKARIKESTINDVKSMSLYPLYPIITSKYLLVMINSYFMFHYMKQIVNNTISIQINDMRQVPIIIPTEEQLQIAEELFDRAKAIKDQQIQKLITKDIADEQLDALQNEVDDFVYALYGLSAEEITIVEGGK
- a CDS encoding ankyrin repeat domain-containing protein; amino-acid sequence: MVSNIIYTQDLSNLPIIFDFIDNSSQNTSLISTNIESSLLEKVQENNTIYTQDLSNSPIVFDSIDNSSQNTNLISTNIKVSLLEAVQENNINLVKEILTINPKDINSRDAQNRTALMLTTDDSLEIVKLLINHGAFINTKDYKGNTALMIASKKGYTKLVALFLTEYMQVNTKNNEGLSALHLATINGYTEIVELLIKHRADINDPMPNRLLPIFEAVTKGYTSIVKLYLNKGADINSTIASTKTSLLAIASALGNSSTVQLLLEKGANPNLANKFGVTPIFLSISKKHLDITKLLITYHADLDVQTTKGIRLKDIISPTDITMKRLIKK